One Flavobacterium sp. CBA20B-1 genomic window, ATGGACGTAAGTGATGTGTATTATGATAAAATTCTACTCAACGGAAATCACACAACCGATTTAAAAACGGTTGACGGAAAAACCTTGAAAGCAGGTGACAAAGTAAGATTAAGAGTTTCCAATGGTGGAGCTTCGTCCTATTTCTGGTTGCGGTATGCAGGCGGTAAAATTACCGTAGTTGCCAATGATGGCAATGATGTAGAACCTGTGGAAGTCGACAGACTAATTATTGCGGTTTCTGAAACTTATGATATTGTTGTTACCATTCCTGATGACGGTGTTGCTTACGAATTTTTAGCAACCACCGAAGACAGAACACAATCAGCAAGTTATTTTATTGGCAACGGCATCAAACAACTCATTTCTCCACTTCCGAAATTGAAATATTTTGAAGGGATGAAAATGATGAATGATATGATGAAGATGAATGGCGACCTTGACGATATGGGTATGAATATGAGCCTGAACCAAATGGATATGAATGTAGTGATGTATCCGGAGATTACTGGCGAAGCAGGCAAAAAAGAAGACCACAGTAAGCACGACGGTATGAATATGGATAATGACCCCAACCGTTATAATGCAAATGCGTTGGGAGATATTGAGACCTTAAATTATGCCATGCTCCAATCTCCTTACAATACCACACTTCCCAAAGATGCGCCTGTAAAAAATCTAAAATTTACGCTTACCGGAAATATGAACCGTTATGTGTGGAGTATGGATAATAGAATACTTTCGGAAGTGGATAAAATACCAGTGAAAAAAGGAGAAATACTGCGTATTACCATTTATAACAACTCTATGATGCGTCACCCGATGCACTTACACGGTTTTGATTTCAGGGTAATTAACAGCAAGGGGGAATATTCGCCTCTCAAAAATGTGTTGGATATTATGCCAATGGAAACGGACACTATCGAGTTTTTAGCAAATGAAGAAGGCGATTGGTTTTTTCACTGCCATATCTTATACCATATGATGAGCGGAATGAATAGAGTTTTTGCAGTTGATGACTATCTAAATCCACACTTACCCAACAAGAAACAATCCTACAATAAATTGCAAAGAGAAAGTAATATGCTGCACTTTATGATTGAAAATGATTTTGCAACCAATGGGAATGATGGTGAAGCAATGGTTCAAAATGCAAGATGGAGTTTGGGTACAGAATGGCGGTTGGGCTACAATGATATTCACGGCTACGAAGTAGAAACGCATTTGGGAAGATACATCGGCAAAATGCAATGGTTTATGCCGTTTATTGGTTTTGATTACCGATACCGAAAAATGGGAATGGACGAACACGAAACAAACTTATTCGGACAAAAGAATGAAAAAGATACACGCAGAGCTGTTAGTTTAGGTTTTATATACACCCTGCCAATGCTCGTTAACTTTCAGGCAGAAGTATATCATGATGGAATTGTCCGATTGTCTTTGATGCGTGAAGACATTCCGATTTCAAAAAGAATAAGAGCAGGTTTTATGGTCAATACCGATTTTGAATATATGGCTGAACTAAAATACATTATCAATAAAAATATGGGAATACGAACACATTATGACAGCGATATGGGCTTTGGAGTTGGACTATCATTGAATTATTAAAGTTCTGCAATTGCAAGCATATTGCCAAAGCCACACTAGCCAACGCTTTGGCAAAGAGCTTGCAAAGCCGACTCAAGACAAGATTATTTTAAAAAATTCCCGATCCTTTAAAAAAGTAAAAAACGCAAAATGCAACACACAACCGACCTGACAATGAAACAAAAACTCAATACTGACAATAGTTTGCAAAGACTGGCAAACAGAACACCAGCGGGTAAGCTTTAGCTTCGCTCTATCCCTTTGGTCGAGTCGTCTTGTCTGGAAGACAAGAAATGAATTGAAAATCACTGATCACCAAAACAAATAATTAAAATGTGAAGTAAACCCCTTTTAACGAAATAATATTCAACGAATACCAAAATAAATTATACTAATGAGTTAAACCGTAGGAAGCTAATAAAGTATTATGGAGTTTTCGAAGTGCAGCTTTAAGATATACCAGCAGTAATTTTACGATTACTGCTTTTTTTATTTTAATCTTAAAACAACGTTCTCACATCATCAAATATCTTTTGAAAATGCAATTCTAAATCTTCCTTAGAAACCGTTCGTACTCGGTTTAATTGAGGTTTATTAATAGCTGCCTTCTTGAATTGTATCACTTGTGATTTGCCACCACTAATAAAAGCAAATTGCCCTACTTTAAATTGCGTAAATTCATACGCCCGGACTTTAGAAACCTCTCGTTGAGATATGGTTCGAGAATTGGTAGAACCAAATAAGTCAGATCCTCCTTTTAAATTTTTAGAAACTTGCTTTTCCTTTACGAGTTCAAAGTATTGTTCGTTAAATTTCGCTGTATCCGGATCATTTGATTTACCCAAGATCTGAGTTCCTAAATTGGAGGTGATTTCACGAAAATCATCACGACCATACTGCACGTAACCTTGTGAAATATCTTGGATAGCATACACGGTACTTACTCCAAAACTTCGCATGGTAGCAGGAATTTTTGCCATGTTTAGTAGTTTAACTGTAGGTGCTTCATCTAATAAAACAAAACTCTGCTTTCTATTTCTCTGCATCATCTGGGAAGTTGTGGTTTGTAATATAGCCGCCAAAAGTGGCGTTAAAGAGGTCGCATTTTTAGGTTCATTGATAACCGACAGTACAATATCAATCTCAGGATCGTTGACATTCAAATCAATTTCATTCCCAGATAAAATATAAAAGGATTCAAGATTGACAATCTTCCGTAATAAAGAAGCTAATGAAGCTAGTACGGCAGCTGTTTGTCGGGTAGATTGTATTCCCATTAAAAAGGCAGATGCCTGGCTCATAACTCTTGGGTCGGTTTTTAACCAATCTACTAATGGTTTGAAAGGTTGTGGGTTATCTTCATCCTGTGCATTCAATAACTCTTCTAAACTTAAAAAAAACGCTACTGCATGTGGTAAAGTACACATATCTGGGTGATACGTGCGAAGTTTCAAAATAATGGCCGCAAATAATCCTGCACCAGCCGAATAAAAGAAATCCTCCTTTTCATCCTTGCCTTTCAGATTCACTAAAATAGATTTTGATATATTTTCAATATCTACTTCGTTTTCGATATACTGTGGAGCAATAGGATTGATTCGATAAGAATAATTCACATTATGTAATGCAATTGGTTTTAAACGATCGCCAAAAAGTCCGAAAGCAATTTCAGAAAGTTCTCCATTTTTATAATCATAGATTACTCCTGTAAATTGATGTTCAGCGAAATGTTTCATTAAATAATAAATAGGACTTTCTGTTTTTCCAGATCCTGCACCTGCCACGATAAACACTCCCGTATTCACATTAGGAATAAAAATATTTTTTCGATTTGAAGGAAAATGAACTTCTCTAAGGTCTGGTTCTTTTGGTTTTGATTTAAAGAATGAAGTCAATAATCCAATAATAAAAGGCGGTACTAATAATAAACCGATAAACAGATTATTTCCTTTAAAAAAATAAAAGTACAGACTTACAATTCCAATCGTAATCAAGATTCCAATAATCCGACTTATCATCCCTTTGCGAAAAAGGGAAATAAAACCAAGTAATGAAACTGCGATCATTACTAAAACGATTAATTTGTTTTCGGTAGTTAATTCACTAAATAAATTCATAACAATAGTAATTTACATTCCGTAACCTTTTTCAATAGTTTTAGCTACTGTTTTGGCAACTTTAAGTGTTAGCTGTGCTGGGTTAGTTGGTATACTAAGATGCGATGGAATATTCACACCTAAATTTTGTGACAGCTGCATTTTAAATATATGTGATGGATTTGAAATAGGTATTCCTACATATCTACTTAGTTCTCTTTTTACATTGTTTGCAATACCATTTTTTTTATTTTCTCGGACTCCTTTGGTATTTGCATTTTTTTTCATTGCTTCATAAGATTTAGAATAATCTCGATTGTAATTAAATAAATCATCAAAAGTTTTTTCAGCATTTTGAAAAAAAGCATCTCGGTTAAAACCTATTGTTTTATTCTTTTGATTATTGAGTTGCGAGTTTTGCTCACGATATTTACTCATTGGTGACAAACTTATTTTACTGCGAGGATCATTCGTTCTATCATGTCGAGAAACAACAATATGCACATGATAATTTACTCCGCCTTTGGCCACACCTTCTTTGATTACTTCTCCAGAGAAATAATCTTTTTGTAAAGATTCATGCAATTTTTTTAATTGATTTACATCTTTTGTATTCTCAATTTTTTTTAATATTTTTTTATTCTCTACAACATGTCTGTCTTTAAAATTATAGGTACGTTGCGTTTCAACTCGACCATAATACATTAAATTTTCATCAGTAATTTTCTCTCCATTAATTTCACGATCAAAATTTTTAGCATATTCTTTCATAACTTCTCTACTATAATTCATCAGCATATCACGCATCATAACATCTCGTACATTTGCTAATTCTTTCTCAGAAATTTTAAAATTTTTCTCTTCTAAAAATTGATCAATTCTTTTTAAAATATGCTTTTGTTCTAAATAAGAAGGTGAAATATTGATCATGTAAAAGTTTGATTCTTTAATCCCTCTTTTACCTCTATTATTATCAATATTTTCAATTACTGTATCTTTAGAAATATTGATGTTTTGTTGATCAAAAAAACCAATAGAATCATTATTTTCATCTTTGAAAATTGATTCATCTTGAACAAATCCTTGCTCTTCTTTTTCTAAATATTCAAATATATTCGCACAAGAAGAAGCGTTTGAATTGTTCACGTTTGCTTTATGTGGAGTAAAATTGATATACATTATTTATTGATTAATTGTTTTAATTCATTTAATCTTTCGGGAGAAATAGTTGTTTCAACTTTTGAACCCATTAATCCAGATTTCGTAGAAAGAGAATTTAAAATCTCGTTAACCAATGGACGTAAATTATTCAATTCATTGAAATATAAATCACGACTTTTTTTAATCTGTGCTAATTCAATTTTATATTTTTCAATATCAGATTCAGTAGCGCCATTTACTTCCAAATCTTTCTTAACTTCATCTATAACATCAGCTTTAAAATGCGCATCGTTATTGTGATACATATCATAAACTTGGTTTCGAATTGGTATAACAGATTCCTTCTCGATATTACGAATAATTCGAATTACATCTTCGATTCTTTTCAACGTTTTGTCATTCGATTTTTCAATTACATTGTGCCAGTCTTCAGTATAATTTCGATTCAAATCGAAGTTATTATCTATAATAAAAGAAGTCATTTTTTCTACAACTTCCGCAAAAGTTTTGATGCTATAATTTTCTTTTAACTGATCAAGCTTTAACTTTGTAGAAACATCAATACGAACAACATTAGACATAAGTTACAGATTTTAATACAGTTAAATTATTAATTTTCAACCTAATAAGCAAATTTTATTACATATTTGTTTACAAATTAATTTAAAGTGTATGTTATTTTATTGATTTTCAATACATTATTATTTACGGGGCAATTTTGCCCCGTATCCTCTCGCTAAACATACACTTTAACTTTAATCCCAAATTGAACATATATTACAATACGTTATTTCAATAAGAAAAACAATTGTATCAAACAGTAAAATTTTGTAATTTTAGAAATCATTTTAAATAACATTAAATTTTTTTTTAGCTATGGAAGAAAAAAATGTAAAGAAAATTTCATTGAGATTGTACAAAGTTCAAACACAATTAGAAGCCTTAAATGATGAAAATTTAAAACCGCTTATCAAAGAAATTGAATCCATTGACAAGGATCTTTTGAAAGAAAATAATTTAAAATTTTCAACAAAAATGAAGAAGGAAATTCTTGATTTTCTATAATAAAAATGCTTTCCAGTTTGGAAAGCATTTTTTGTTTTTTTGGTTGATATAAAGTCCGAAAAGGAATTGAGATTAAATTGATATATTTAAATGAAGTAATATTTCAATTTAAATTAAAAAACTATATAAGAAAAAATGGTGAAGGAACTCTCTATGAGATTGTACAAAATTCAATTGGAATTAGAGAAACAGAATGATGAAAAATTGAGTGCTATCATTAAAGAAATTGAGGCAATAGATAGAAATCTTTTGAAAGAAAATAATGTCAAGTTTCCTGTAAAAATGAAGAAAGAAATTTTGGAGTTTATGTAAATAAAAAACAGCTTTCCATAATGGAAAGCTGTTCTATTTTAATTAAGATTTTAGTTATAATTAATGAAATTATAATCTACCTCCCACTCCCTTAAACTTATCAATAAAGGCACTTATTTTTTGAAAAACAGTTTGCTTTTTCGTAAGATATTGAGGATTTAAAGGACTCATTTTTGGTAAAATGGCATTTAATTCTGTACCGTTAGAACTTGCGTATTCTCGTTTTAAAGAAGATTCGATGTAGCGTTTTGTCGCTTCTTCGTTTAAGTTTTCCTCTACGATTAATTCAGTAGCTTCTTCTTTTTGTTTGACTTGTGCATATTTAAAGAACGAATCAATAACCGTTGCTTTATCAGGAATGGTATCTAAATCTGTATCGTTGATGAAATCGACTACTAAAGATTCTTTTCCTCTATTCCCAATACTTGCACGAATTACTCGACTTATTTCTTCAACTAATTCGGCTTTGTTTTTTGTTTTTTTGTTATGCTCGAAGATTAATTCTAAGATATAATCCAAATTAATTTCCTGAGATTTTAATAAATCAATTTCAAAAACCACATCATCCCAATCGATTCCACCATCTTCTGGTTGTTTACCTTCTTTCTCCTTTCTTAACCAATCACGAATATCATTATACGTCGAACGATAGTCTTGTTCTACACGTTGTGGTAACAACTGAATCTTTTGCATCACAGCTAAATCATCGTCCGAAACATGGTACATTTCTTTGAA contains:
- a CDS encoding multicopper oxidase family protein, encoding MDIQNIFQKKLLPIALMLLATTSLYAQKVVRYDLYVKDTLVNYAGKEKRAIAVNGQIPMPTLTFTEGDTAEIVVHNQLKESTSLHWHGVFLPNKEDGVPWLTQKPIEPGTTYTYRFPIIQHGTHWYHSHSGLQEQIGMYGNFVMLKKQNDPTFRKGIDDLPTVPLMISEWTNYNPNNINRMLHNANDWAAIKKNATQSYAEAIREGHFKTKLTNEWKRMLAMDVSDVYYDKILLNGNHTTDLKTVDGKTLKAGDKVRLRVSNGGASSYFWLRYAGGKITVVANDGNDVEPVEVDRLIIAVSETYDIVVTIPDDGVAYEFLATTEDRTQSASYFIGNGIKQLISPLPKLKYFEGMKMMNDMMKMNGDLDDMGMNMSLNQMDMNVVMYPEITGEAGKKEDHSKHDGMNMDNDPNRYNANALGDIETLNYAMLQSPYNTTLPKDAPVKNLKFTLTGNMNRYVWSMDNRILSEVDKIPVKKGEILRITIYNNSMMRHPMHLHGFDFRVINSKGEYSPLKNVLDIMPMETDTIEFLANEEGDWFFHCHILYHMMSGMNRVFAVDDYLNPHLPNKKQSYNKLQRESNMLHFMIENDFATNGNDGEAMVQNARWSLGTEWRLGYNDIHGYEVETHLGRYIGKMQWFMPFIGFDYRYRKMGMDEHETNLFGQKNEKDTRRAVSLGFIYTLPMLVNFQAEVYHDGIVRLSLMREDIPISKRIRAGFMVNTDFEYMAELKYIINKNMGIRTHYDSDMGFGVGLSLNY
- a CDS encoding BfmA/BtgA family mobilization protein, which codes for MSNVVRIDVSTKLKLDQLKENYSIKTFAEVVEKMTSFIIDNNFDLNRNYTEDWHNVIEKSNDKTLKRIEDVIRIIRNIEKESVIPIRNQVYDMYHNNDAHFKADVIDEVKKDLEVNGATESDIEKYKIELAQIKKSRDLYFNELNNLRPLVNEILNSLSTKSGLMGSKVETTISPERLNELKQLINK
- a CDS encoding type IV secretory system conjugative DNA transfer family protein, translating into MNLFSELTTENKLIVLVMIAVSLLGFISLFRKGMISRIIGILITIGIVSLYFYFFKGNNLFIGLLLVPPFIIGLLTSFFKSKPKEPDLREVHFPSNRKNIFIPNVNTGVFIVAGAGSGKTESPIYYLMKHFAEHQFTGVIYDYKNGELSEIAFGLFGDRLKPIALHNVNYSYRINPIAPQYIENEVDIENISKSILVNLKGKDEKEDFFYSAGAGLFAAIILKLRTYHPDMCTLPHAVAFFLSLEELLNAQDEDNPQPFKPLVDWLKTDPRVMSQASAFLMGIQSTRQTAAVLASLASLLRKIVNLESFYILSGNEIDLNVNDPEIDIVLSVINEPKNATSLTPLLAAILQTTTSQMMQRNRKQSFVLLDEAPTVKLLNMAKIPATMRSFGVSTVYAIQDISQGYVQYGRDDFREITSNLGTQILGKSNDPDTAKFNEQYFELVKEKQVSKNLKGGSDLFGSTNSRTISQREVSKVRAYEFTQFKVGQFAFISGGKSQVIQFKKAAINKPQLNRVRTVSKEDLELHFQKIFDDVRTLF
- the mobB gene encoding MobB family relaxase — translated: MYINFTPHKANVNNSNASSCANIFEYLEKEEQGFVQDESIFKDENNDSIGFFDQQNINISKDTVIENIDNNRGKRGIKESNFYMINISPSYLEQKHILKRIDQFLEEKNFKISEKELANVRDVMMRDMLMNYSREVMKEYAKNFDREINGEKITDENLMYYGRVETQRTYNFKDRHVVENKKILKKIENTKDVNQLKKLHESLQKDYFSGEVIKEGVAKGGVNYHVHIVVSRHDRTNDPRSKISLSPMSKYREQNSQLNNQKNKTIGFNRDAFFQNAEKTFDDLFNYNRDYSKSYEAMKKNANTKGVRENKKNGIANNVKRELSRYVGIPISNPSHIFKMQLSQNLGVNIPSHLSIPTNPAQLTLKVAKTVAKTIEKGYGM